From Prochlorococcus sp. MIT 1223, the proteins below share one genomic window:
- a CDS encoding site-2 protease family protein, whose product MGGESLEGLEVIRIKGIPLRIHSSWAVILLLFTWSAQNQITNLADAQIPLWTSWLIGFVTALLLFMSVLLHELGHSFMAIHEGVKVKSITLFFLGGIAKVDRECKDPMSTLRVAIAGPIVSFILSIIFLISIPLFSVKSIIFSNLLTQIGALNLLLGLFNLLPGLPLDGGIIIKSLVWHFTGSKKIGIKVATKSGRFLSLSAIFLGSFISISVGSLAGLWLIVFGWIGFSASRSQSQILLFQETLCEIKVFQAKNRRYRVLDANLSLKHINSVSLDSGNSQFNSELILVSKSGRWIGYINNDPLKEVPVQDWENYCLEEYVLPLSNLPFISEKESLWKAVLEVEKNKGERLLVMNLAGLPIGTLDRIDIGLAVLKRIGIKVPSNFLDLAKKQNAYPLGLSLPEVVEGMLVSGLIEKDNIKGPK is encoded by the coding sequence TTGGGAGGAGAAAGCTTGGAAGGCTTGGAGGTAATAAGAATTAAAGGTATTCCTTTGAGGATTCATTCCAGTTGGGCTGTAATCCTTTTGCTTTTTACTTGGAGCGCACAAAATCAGATTACTAATTTAGCTGATGCTCAAATTCCTTTGTGGACCTCTTGGTTGATTGGCTTTGTTACTGCTTTGCTTTTATTTATGTCAGTATTGCTTCATGAGCTAGGCCATTCTTTTATGGCTATTCATGAGGGAGTAAAAGTTAAAAGTATTACTCTTTTCTTTCTTGGAGGTATCGCGAAGGTAGATAGAGAATGTAAAGACCCCATGTCTACTCTTAGAGTTGCAATTGCAGGACCAATAGTTAGTTTTATTCTTTCCATAATCTTTCTCATTTCAATTCCACTTTTTTCAGTGAAAAGTATTATTTTCTCAAATTTACTTACTCAAATTGGCGCATTAAATTTGCTATTGGGTTTATTCAATTTGTTGCCAGGTTTACCACTTGATGGTGGAATTATTATTAAGTCTTTAGTTTGGCATTTTACTGGAAGTAAGAAAATAGGAATTAAGGTTGCTACTAAGTCAGGTAGATTCCTTTCCTTAAGTGCAATTTTTCTAGGAAGTTTTATTAGTATAAGTGTTGGAAGTTTGGCTGGATTATGGCTAATAGTTTTTGGTTGGATTGGTTTTTCTGCTTCTAGATCACAGAGTCAGATTCTACTTTTTCAGGAGACTTTATGCGAAATAAAAGTCTTTCAAGCGAAAAATCGACGCTATAGGGTTTTAGATGCAAATTTATCTTTAAAGCATATTAACTCAGTAAGTTTGGATTCGGGAAATAGTCAATTTAATTCAGAGTTAATTCTAGTATCAAAGTCTGGTAGATGGATTGGATATATTAATAATGATCCTTTAAAGGAAGTTCCAGTTCAAGATTGGGAGAATTATTGTTTGGAGGAATATGTTTTACCATTAAGCAACCTTCCTTTTATTAGTGAAAAAGAATCTTTATGGAAAGCTGTTTTGGAAGTTGAGAAGAACAAAGGTGAAAGATTGTTGGTTATGAACCTTGCCGGGTTACCAATCGGAACATTAGATAGAATTGATATTGGATTAGCTGTTCTGAAAAGGATCGGAATCAAAGTTCCAAGTAATTTTCTTGATCTAGCTAAAAAGCAAAATGCCTATCCATTGGGCTTATCTTTACCAGAAGTAGTAGAAGGTATGCTTGTTTCTGGTTTGATTGAAAAAGATAATATAAAAGGCCCTAAGTAG
- a CDS encoding lipoyl protein ligase domain-containing protein, translating to MKIKQGAIFNHIKLAGNQQMEIDKYLLEKSLPNSNYSMSARFYSWKGTWLSIGKNQKDLPKRWNEVVKQEKINIIRRPTGGDAVLHSGGITYALTWKEPPRKKKKAYFEASQWLINGFAELGIPLFFGSQMSTSSTSNCFSTSTLADLIDHKGNKRIGSAQFWQKGSLLQHGEILLDPPREIWKNLFKNDPPPPIELNLSAKEIEDHLLKALIFSWPETKWVKKNLYDEINIKKIING from the coding sequence ATGAAAATTAAGCAAGGAGCTATTTTTAATCACATAAAACTTGCTGGGAATCAGCAAATGGAAATAGACAAATACTTATTAGAAAAATCTTTGCCAAATTCCAACTACTCAATGTCAGCTCGCTTCTATTCATGGAAAGGCACTTGGCTATCTATTGGTAAAAATCAAAAAGATCTTCCTAAGCGATGGAATGAGGTAGTCAAGCAGGAAAAAATAAACATTATTAGGAGACCAACAGGAGGAGATGCTGTATTACATAGTGGTGGAATAACTTATGCTTTAACTTGGAAAGAGCCACCAAGAAAAAAGAAAAAGGCTTACTTTGAAGCAAGTCAATGGTTAATTAATGGTTTCGCCGAATTAGGAATCCCTTTATTCTTCGGCAGTCAAATGTCTACATCCTCGACTTCCAATTGTTTTTCCACTTCTACACTTGCTGATCTTATAGATCACAAAGGCAATAAAAGGATTGGAAGTGCTCAGTTTTGGCAAAAAGGATCCCTTTTGCAACATGGTGAGATACTTTTAGATCCACCAAGAGAAATATGGAAGAATTTATTTAAGAATGATCCACCACCCCCAATAGAACTTAATTTATCAGCAAAAGAAATAGAGGATCATCTATTAAAAGCTTTAATTTTTTCTTGGCCAGAAACTAAGTGGGTTAAAAAAAATCTATACGACGAAATAAATATCAAGAAAATCATAAATGGATAA
- a CDS encoding protochlorophyllide reductase, translating to MASLQAAPGTVLITGTTSGVGLYATKALIDRGWRVITANRSPLKAEAAAQQLGLPFRRPRQLQHLQIDLGDLNSVRSGVKQLIEGLDSPLDALVCNAAVYLPRLRKPQRSAQGYEISMATNHFGHFLLIQLLLDNLRRSNRPVWTGRSWGFEAPRVVILGTVTANLKELGGKIPIPAPADLGNLSGFEQGFLDPISMASGKRFKPGKAYKDSKLCNMITTQELHRRYKDSSIVFSSLYPGCVANTQLFRNTPKLFQILFPWFQKLITGGFVSQSLAGERVAQVVADPAFGISGAHWSWGNRQRKNGKQFSQELSSRATDPITSKKVWDLSMKLVGISE from the coding sequence ATGGCTTCACTTCAAGCTGCTCCAGGCACTGTTCTAATTACTGGAACCACTTCAGGTGTTGGGTTATACGCAACTAAGGCATTAATAGATCGAGGATGGAGGGTTATTACAGCAAATAGATCGCCTTTGAAAGCGGAGGCAGCTGCACAACAATTGGGCTTGCCATTTAGAAGACCCCGTCAGCTTCAACATTTGCAGATTGATTTGGGAGACTTGAATTCAGTTAGGAGTGGAGTTAAACAATTGATTGAGGGTTTGGACTCCCCTTTAGATGCGTTGGTTTGTAATGCAGCAGTTTATCTTCCAAGATTAAGAAAACCTCAAAGATCAGCTCAAGGATATGAAATATCAATGGCTACAAATCATTTTGGGCATTTCCTTCTTATTCAGCTTTTACTTGACAATTTAAGAAGGTCTAATCGTCCAGTTTGGACAGGACGGTCTTGGGGGTTTGAAGCTCCAAGAGTTGTCATCCTTGGAACAGTTACGGCTAATTTGAAAGAATTAGGAGGGAAAATTCCCATACCAGCACCAGCTGATCTTGGTAATTTATCAGGCTTTGAACAAGGCTTTCTTGATCCCATTAGCATGGCAAGCGGAAAACGTTTTAAGCCCGGGAAAGCCTATAAAGACAGTAAATTATGCAATATGATTACAACCCAAGAATTACATAGAAGATATAAAGACTCTTCGATTGTTTTTAGCTCTCTTTATCCAGGTTGCGTTGCAAATACCCAACTTTTTAGAAATACGCCAAAATTATTCCAAATTTTATTCCCTTGGTTTCAAAAACTAATTACAGGTGGTTTTGTTAGTCAGAGTCTTGCTGGGGAAAGAGTTGCTCAAGTAGTGGCTGACCCTGCATTTGGAATTTCAGGAGCGCATTGGAGTTGGGGAAACAGACAAAGAAAAAATGGAAAACAATTTTCTCAGGAATTATCATCTAGAGCAACTGACCCAATTACTTCAAAGAAAGTATGGGATTTATCAATGAAATTAGTGGGTATTAGCGAATGA
- the bchL gene encoding ferredoxin:protochlorophyllide reductase (ATP-dependent) iron-sulfur ATP-binding protein, whose product MTTTLPRKADGEGSVQVKQDPKIKIEEGALVIAVYGKGGIGKSTTSSNLSAAFSKLGKRVLQIGCDPKHDSTFTLTHKMVPTVIDILEEVDFHSEELRPEDFMFKGFNGVQCVESGGPPAGTGCGGYVTGQTVKLLKEHHLLEDTDVVIFDVLGDVVCGGFAAPLQHANYCLIVTANDFDSIFAMNRIVAAINAKAKNYKVRLGGVVANRSAELDQIDKFNARTGLKTMAHFKNVDAIRRSRLKKCTIFEMEPDEDVLEVQNEYLSLAKKMLENVEPLTAEPLKDREIFDLLGFD is encoded by the coding sequence ATGACTACCACCTTGCCCCGGAAAGCTGATGGAGAAGGCAGTGTTCAAGTAAAGCAAGATCCTAAAATTAAAATAGAAGAGGGTGCTCTGGTTATAGCTGTCTATGGGAAGGGGGGGATTGGTAAGTCCACAACTTCTTCCAATCTATCCGCTGCTTTTTCAAAACTGGGAAAAAGGGTTCTACAAATTGGTTGCGATCCGAAGCATGACAGCACCTTTACCCTTACTCATAAAATGGTGCCTACCGTAATAGATATTCTTGAGGAAGTTGATTTTCATAGTGAAGAACTTCGTCCAGAAGACTTTATGTTTAAAGGCTTTAACGGAGTTCAGTGTGTAGAGAGTGGAGGCCCTCCTGCTGGGACAGGATGCGGAGGTTACGTAACCGGTCAAACAGTAAAACTTTTAAAAGAACATCACCTTCTAGAAGATACAGATGTTGTTATCTTTGACGTGCTTGGAGATGTGGTATGTGGAGGATTTGCAGCCCCTTTGCAACATGCCAACTACTGCTTAATAGTTACCGCAAATGATTTTGATTCAATATTTGCAATGAATCGAATTGTCGCAGCGATAAATGCAAAAGCCAAAAACTATAAAGTTCGCCTAGGTGGAGTGGTTGCCAATAGATCTGCAGAGCTAGATCAAATTGATAAATTTAATGCTCGAACTGGCCTTAAAACAATGGCTCACTTTAAAAATGTAGATGCAATCAGACGTTCAAGGCTTAAAAAATGTACAATTTTCGAAATGGAGCCTGATGAAGATGTTTTAGAGGTTCAAAACGAATATTTATCTCTTGCCAAAAAAATGCTGGAGAATGTAGAGCCTCTCACAGCGGAACCTTTAAAAGATAGAGAGATTTTTGACTTACTTGGCTTTGATTAA
- a CDS encoding ferredoxin:protochlorophyllide reductase (ATP-dependent) subunit B encodes MELTLWTYEGPPHIGAMRVATSMKGVHYVLHAPQGDTYADLLFTMIERRGERPPVTYTTFQARDLGGDTAELVKGHINEAVERFNPEALLVGESCTAELIQDQPGSLAKGMGFNIPIISLELPAYSKKENWGAAETLYQLVRGILADVTKDSSEHNPTQWKEIGRRPKVNLIGPSLLGFRCRDDVLEIQKILAQHGIDVNVIAPLGASPADLARIGEADANVCLYPEIAESTCLWLERNLGLPFTTTIPIGVGATIDFLKELHDILGMPTTYKLDEANLSRLPWYSKSVDSNYLTGKRVFIFGDGTHALAAARIASEELGFEVVGIGTYSREMARKVREKAKDLGIKALITNDYLEVEEAIKESAPELVLGTQMERHSSKRLGIPCAVISTPMHVQDVPARYSPQMGWEGANVIFDDWVHPLMMGLEEHLIGMFRHDFEFTDGHQSHLGHLGGHQTDSKIPAASTPVPEKVVAENALETHIPKWTSDGKTELAKIPFFVRGKVKRNTEKYAKQVGCAEINSETLFDAKAHFGA; translated from the coding sequence ATGGAACTAACTCTTTGGACATATGAAGGGCCACCTCACATAGGTGCAATGAGAGTTGCAACTTCAATGAAAGGAGTTCATTACGTATTACATGCTCCTCAAGGCGATACATACGCAGACCTCCTTTTCACAATGATTGAAAGAAGAGGGGAAAGGCCTCCTGTAACTTATACAACTTTTCAAGCTAGAGATTTAGGTGGAGATACTGCCGAACTAGTTAAAGGTCATATTAATGAAGCCGTAGAGAGGTTCAATCCTGAGGCTCTTCTTGTTGGAGAAAGCTGTACTGCGGAATTAATTCAAGACCAACCTGGATCTCTAGCTAAAGGGATGGGATTTAATATTCCAATTATAAGCCTAGAATTACCTGCTTATAGTAAAAAAGAAAACTGGGGAGCAGCCGAAACCCTCTATCAATTAGTTAGAGGAATATTAGCCGATGTTACTAAAGACTCATCAGAACATAATCCAACTCAATGGAAAGAAATAGGAAGAAGGCCAAAAGTAAATCTAATAGGTCCTTCACTACTTGGTTTCCGTTGTCGAGATGATGTCCTCGAGATTCAGAAAATCCTTGCTCAGCATGGAATTGATGTGAATGTAATAGCACCACTTGGAGCTTCTCCAGCAGATTTAGCAAGAATCGGAGAGGCAGATGCAAATGTCTGTCTCTACCCAGAGATAGCAGAATCAACATGTCTTTGGCTTGAAAGAAATTTAGGCCTCCCATTCACAACCACCATTCCCATTGGTGTAGGGGCAACGATAGATTTTCTCAAAGAACTGCATGACATATTGGGCATGCCCACCACATACAAGTTAGATGAAGCAAATCTTTCTCGCTTACCTTGGTATTCAAAATCAGTTGATTCAAATTATTTAACTGGAAAAAGAGTTTTCATATTTGGTGATGGAACCCATGCTCTTGCTGCTGCAAGAATCGCTAGCGAAGAATTAGGTTTTGAAGTTGTAGGTATAGGAACTTACAGCAGAGAAATGGCTAGGAAAGTTAGAGAAAAAGCAAAAGATCTTGGCATTAAAGCTTTAATAACTAATGATTATTTAGAAGTAGAGGAGGCGATAAAAGAATCTGCACCAGAGCTGGTTTTAGGGACACAGATGGAAAGGCATAGCTCAAAGAGACTTGGCATCCCTTGTGCTGTTATTAGTACTCCAATGCATGTACAGGATGTCCCTGCTAGATATAGCCCTCAAATGGGCTGGGAGGGGGCCAATGTGATTTTTGACGACTGGGTTCACCCTCTAATGATGGGATTAGAAGAGCATCTAATTGGAATGTTCCGTCACGATTTTGAATTTACTGACGGCCACCAAAGTCATCTAGGTCACTTGGGAGGTCATCAGACAGATTCAAAAATACCAGCTGCATCTACACCTGTTCCAGAAAAAGTTGTTGCTGAAAATGCATTGGAAACTCATATACCTAAATGGACCTCGGATGGGAAGACAGAGCTAGCTAAAATACCTTTTTTCGTTCGAGGTAAAGTAAAAAGAAATACTGAGAAATATGCAAAGCAAGTTGGTTGCGCAGAAATAAATAGCGAAACATTGTTTGACGCTAAGGCGCATTTCGGGGCTTAA
- a CDS encoding ferredoxin:protochlorophyllide reductase (ATP-dependent) subunit N produces the protein MGGATLLKETGPREVFCGLTSIVWLHRRMPDAFFLVVGSRTCAHLIQSAAGVMIFAEPRFGTAILEERDLAGLADAHEELDRVVKNLLERRPEIRTLFLVGSCPSEVIKIDLARVAEKLNLELKGQVTVLNYSGSGIETTFTQGEDGALKALVPLMPASQESKLLLVGTLANPVEDRLITIFNRLGINKIDSFPPRQSTELPPIGPGTKVLLAQPYLTDTARALKDRGAEILRAPFPLGIEGSKLWIEAAANSFNIDKALVDSTLEPLISRAHKAIEPYKKKLTGKKLFLLPESQLEIPLARFLKRECGMELIEVGTPYLNRDMMGPEIDLLPEKTRIVEGQHVEKQLDRIREQHPDLVVCGMGLANPLEAEGISTKWSIEMVFSPIHGIDQASDLAELFSRPLHRHDLLNKKQLTKA, from the coding sequence ATGGGCGGCGCCACGCTGCTAAAGGAAACTGGTCCAAGAGAAGTTTTTTGTGGCCTTACTTCAATTGTTTGGCTGCATAGACGCATGCCAGATGCTTTTTTCTTGGTCGTAGGTTCCCGAACCTGTGCACATCTCATCCAAAGTGCAGCTGGAGTGATGATATTTGCTGAGCCTCGATTTGGCACAGCAATCCTAGAAGAAAGAGATCTTGCTGGCTTAGCAGATGCTCACGAGGAGCTTGATCGCGTTGTCAAAAATCTATTAGAAAGGCGTCCCGAAATTCGAACTCTTTTTCTTGTAGGTTCTTGCCCCAGTGAAGTAATTAAAATTGATTTAGCAAGAGTTGCTGAAAAACTTAATCTGGAATTAAAAGGTCAAGTTACGGTACTCAATTACTCAGGGAGTGGAATTGAAACAACCTTTACCCAAGGAGAAGATGGGGCTCTAAAAGCATTAGTTCCATTAATGCCAGCAAGTCAAGAGAGCAAATTGCTTCTCGTTGGAACGCTGGCAAACCCAGTCGAAGATAGATTAATAACTATTTTCAATCGACTTGGAATAAATAAAATTGACAGCTTTCCACCAAGGCAGTCCACCGAACTACCTCCAATAGGACCAGGTACAAAGGTTTTGTTGGCTCAGCCATATTTAACTGATACCGCTAGAGCACTTAAAGATAGAGGGGCTGAAATTCTAAGAGCTCCTTTCCCTTTAGGAATTGAGGGAAGTAAACTCTGGATAGAGGCTGCTGCAAACTCCTTTAATATAGATAAAGCCTTGGTGGATTCCACCTTGGAACCTTTGATTTCACGAGCACACAAAGCTATAGAACCTTATAAAAAAAAGCTTACTGGCAAAAAATTATTTCTATTACCTGAATCACAATTAGAAATTCCTCTTGCACGTTTTCTAAAAAGAGAGTGTGGCATGGAACTTATAGAAGTTGGCACTCCTTATTTAAATAGGGACATGATGGGACCTGAAATAGACCTACTTCCAGAAAAAACTCGAATTGTTGAAGGACAACATGTAGAGAAACAACTAGATCGAATTCGAGAACAACATCCAGATCTTGTTGTATGCGGAATGGGCCTAGCTAATCCCCTAGAGGCTGAAGGTATTTCAACAAAATGGTCAATTGAAATGGTTTTCAGCCCTATACATGGAATAGACCAGGCATCTGATCTTGCTGAACTGTTCTCAAGACCTCTTCATAGGCACGATCTTTTAAACAAAAAACAACTCACAAAAGCTTGA
- a CDS encoding BMC domain-containing protein translates to MSASLDDRNRRARNGVIVTGTEVDPPASGASCVITTDTEKSLVARQASHVQQIELRSYVFLDSLQPQLAAYMGTASQGFLPIPGDACLWMEVSPGMAVHRVTDIALKASNVRLGQMVVERAFGSMALYHRDQSTVIHSGDVVLDAIGSSIARRTKPEVSWTEIIRSITPDHAVLINRQNRRGSMIQSGMSMFILETEPAGYVLMAANEAEKSSNITVVDVKGVGAFGRLTLAGREGDVEEAASAAMRSIDQINRSEF, encoded by the coding sequence ATGAGCGCTAGCTTGGATGATAGGAATCGACGCGCTAGAAATGGCGTAATCGTTACGGGTACGGAGGTTGATCCTCCGGCATCAGGTGCTAGCTGTGTAATTACTACAGATACGGAGAAGTCATTAGTAGCTAGGCAAGCGAGTCATGTCCAACAAATTGAATTAAGATCTTATGTTTTCTTAGATTCTCTTCAGCCTCAACTTGCGGCCTATATGGGAACAGCAAGTCAAGGTTTCTTGCCTATTCCAGGAGATGCATGTCTTTGGATGGAAGTCTCTCCTGGAATGGCAGTACACCGAGTAACTGATATTGCATTGAAAGCAAGTAATGTTCGATTAGGTCAGATGGTCGTTGAGAGAGCCTTTGGTTCAATGGCTTTGTATCATCGAGATCAAAGTACAGTCATACATTCAGGTGATGTTGTTTTAGATGCAATAGGAAGCAGTATTGCTAGACGAACAAAACCTGAAGTGAGTTGGACTGAAATTATTAGATCAATTACACCTGACCATGCGGTATTAATTAATCGACAAAATAGAAGAGGTTCAATGATTCAATCCGGAATGAGTATGTTTATTCTTGAAACTGAGCCCGCTGGATATGTATTGATGGCGGCGAATGAAGCTGAAAAATCATCTAATATTACTGTCGTAGATGTTAAAGGAGTTGGTGCATTCGGTCGCCTTACACTTGCTGGTCGTGAA